In Drosophila santomea strain STO CAGO 1482 chromosome 3L, Prin_Dsan_1.1, whole genome shotgun sequence, a single window of DNA contains:
- the LOC120448601 gene encoding uncharacterized protein LOC120448601, translating into MKVVCLVFEFLTVVQLLVEAQSGYVQEAKREIWDAMAHHRHNQQHQHHHGSSHWVDGRRVHRLRMPHPQRWSGRRRSLHHHHQPFSRWSQWSPCDEECVRRRERFCKVKRKCGHTKHVEQSKCSHCHPAPAVKWQTPVILDDSHIRERNPPLPQPQPQPQPQPQPLPPPPPPPSIIINAAAAASSGPTVDYRHTEYKPPPNYAPLYPSTHPPIYAPTYPVTYPPAHPPTYPPTHPPTYPPTYPPTHPPTHPPIPPTNSEEVVRHLPKYPGQDIFSDEDVEDEPEPEPDEDLISSDEQGDFFVLKHHRHRRRQNHGRPSHRKLPKEEDYDDEDFVDFGERKSLRHKHLGEDTSVEGDVFQYEDFDMPDTMYGDSEESEGEFRNISWVQPAKDGVALRRRRVYSKWSRWTKCSPKCTTRRYKKCRLIDQCGREVLREIAYCYTEGSFCQQWLQTQFQKTPAFETRPGSGSPASAMRRMQSEQPERSMNDLNYIMTGKGYRGPEYTPLKLSCGIVRSGTGRRSMSNMLKIIGGRAARKGEWPWQVAILNRFKEAFCGGTLIAPRWVLTAAHCVRKVLFVRIGEHNLNYEDGTEIQLRVMKSYTHPNFDKRTVDSDVALLRLPKAVNATTWIGYSCLPQPFQALPKNVDCTIIGWGKRRNRDATGTSVLHKATVPIIPMQNCRKVYYDYTITKNMFCAGHQKGHIDTCAGDSGGPLLCRDTTKPNHPWTIFGITSFGDGCAQRNKFGIYAKVPNYVDWVWSVVNCDGNCKMH; encoded by the exons ATGAAAGTggtgtgcttggtttttgAATTCCTCACGGTGGTTCAGCTGCTGGTCGAAGCTCAG AGTGGCTATGTGCAGGAGGCGAAGAGGGAGATTTGGGACGCCATGGCTCACCATCGCCACaatcagcagcatcagcaccaccacGGATCATCGCATTGGGTGGATGGGCGGCGGGTGCACCGCCTGCGGATGCCCCACCCACAGCGCTGGAGTGGGCGGCGGCGATCACtccatcaccaccaccagccCTTCAGCCGCTGGTCGCAGTGGTCACCCTGCGACGAGGAGTGCGTCCGGCGGCGGGAGCGCTTCTGCAAGGTGAAGCGCAAGTGCGGACACACCAAGCACGTGGAGCAGAGCAAGTGCAGCCA TTGTCATCCTGCACCTGCAGTAAAGTGGCAGACGCCGGTAATTCTGGATGATAGCCACATCCGCGAGAGAAACCCACCGCTTCCGCAACCACAGCCACAACCACAGCCACAACCGCAACCACtaccaccacctccaccgcctccGTCGATAATTATCAATGCGGCGGCTGCGGCGTCAAGTGGACCCACCGTTGATTATCGCCACACGGAGTACAAGCCCCCACCGAACTATGCTCCACTTTATCCATCCACACATCCACCGATTTATGCGCCAACTTACCCTGTCACTTATCCTCCagcccacccacccacttaTCCTCcaacccacccacccacttaTCCGCCAACTTATCCACCAACTCATCCGCCAACTCATCCGCCAATTCCTCCAACAAATTCTGAAGAAGTGGTTCGCCACCTGCCCAAATATCCGGGCCAAGATATATTTAGCGACGAGGATGTGGAGGATGAACCTGAACCCGAACCTGATGAAGACTTAATAAGTTCCGATGAGCAAGGTGACTTCTTTGTGCTCAAACATCATCGCCACCGAAGAAGGCAAAATCATGGAAGGCCCTCCCATAGGAAACTTCCAAAGGAGGAGGACTATGATGACGAGGACTTTGTGGACTTTGGCGAGAGAAAGTCACTGAGACACAAGCATTTGGGCGAGGATACCAGTGTGGAGGGTGATGTTTTCCAGTACGAGGACTTCGATATGCCCGACACCATGTACGGGGATTCCGAGGAATCGGAGGGGGAATTCCGCAACATCAGCTGGGTGCAACCAGCCAAGGATGGAGTAGCTCTAAGGCGACGCAGGGTCTACTCCAAGTGGAGCAGATGGACCAAATGTTCGCCAAAATGTACGACACGGAGATACAA GAAGTGCCGCCTCATCGATCAGTGTGGCCGGGAAGTTCTCCGTGAGATCGCCTACTGCTACACGGAGGGCAGCTTCTGCCAGCAGTGGCTGCAGACGCAGTTCCAGAAGACTCCGGCCTTCGAGACGCGACCGGGATCGGGGTCACCGGCCAGTGCGATGCGTAGGATGCAATCGGAGCAGCCGGAAAGGTCCATGAATGACCTCAACTACATCATGACGGGAAAGGGTTATCGCGGACCGGAGTACACTCCTCTGAAACTGAGCTGCGGCATTGTTCGCAGCGGAACGGGACGGAGGAGCATGTCCAACATGCTGAAGATCATCGGAGGACGGGCGGCGCGCAAGGGCGAGTGGCCATGGCAGGTGGCCATCCTGAATCGCTTCAAGGAAGCCTTCTGTGGCGGCACCCTCATTGCTCCTCGTTGGGTGCTGACCGCCGCCCATTGTGTGCGTAAGGTTCTATTTGTTCGAATAG GTGAACACAATCTCAACTATGAAGATGGCACGGAGATACAGCTGAGGGTGATGAAGAGCTATACGCATCCCAACTTCGATAAGCGTACGGTGGATAGCGATGTGGCACTGTTAAG GTTACCCAAGGCGGTTAATGCCACCACTTGGATTGGATACTCCTGTTTGCCGCAGCCCTTCCAGGCGCTGCCCAAAAACGTGGACTGCACCATAATTGGCTGGGGAAAACGGCGCAATCGGGATGCCACGGGCACCAGTGTGCTCCACAAGGCCACCGTGCCCATCATTCCGATGCAGAATTGCCGCAAGGTCTACTACGATTACACCATCACTAAG AACATGTTCTGTGCCGGACATCAGAAGGGGCACATTGACACGTGTGCTGGAGACTCGGGTGGACCGCTCCTGTGTCGGGACACCACAAAGCCCAACCATCCGTGGACCATATTTGGCATCACCTCGTTCGGCGATGGATGCGCCCAGCGAAACAAGTTTGGCATCTATGCCAAGGTGCCAAACTATGTGGACTGGGTGTGGTCGGTGGTGAACTGCGATGGCAACTGCAAGATGCACTAG
- the LOC120448602 gene encoding protein odr-4 homolog — MRTVLLSKHDELYLEKCAQENQFSYGIIVGHQADLTKSVVVHLARNNEEDADLEDLTDVRLTISDINSQALASQWLSASKMCPGSFDVIGIFVSSVRSDVVNEQSAEFKNAKKLFSDIYDLLLKSNSAFGVYTTDIAQTDFVFLSYSLADKKVLCKNYSYGNGGTFSNMEFRFVDKPFEWIQLDCNYDFDDVLPILDSSRRVNIEDQFQSMIVSIRKNLLASEVFLQNEVVEDTIDLQAYIKKKKAKVDKLKPTSTTGGTASAASNTTDSLPQLASEGIIGGAEPIRASIVLPMKCQLSKPTDIKVREFSGTLHMSGIIATKVFCSPRNSIADVKRFVRDDVLRSLITRIQVYCDGLTDPYVTNEALYISEPPRRVFFSLPSEGPSTSVGAVVQFSEYLFRGEAPTVVVAQAKQILDVELDPETISVEAEGLPDDANFNHGKTDADCTDDSRIMPSSMPKPELSRSLYMVGIAVALLVLLASVALHYVLGEQ; from the exons ATGCGCACAGTGCTGTTGAGCAAACACGATGAGCTGTACCTGGAGAAATGCGCACAGGAGAACCAGTTCTCGTACGGGATAATCGTGGGCCAT CAAGCGGACCTCACCAAGAGCGTAGTGGTCCACCTGGCCCGAAACAACGAGGAGGATGCGGATCTGGAGGACCTGACGGACGTCCGGCTCACCATCTCGGACATCAACTCACAGGCGTTGGCCTCCCAGTGGCTCAGCGCCAGCAAAATGTGTCCCGGATCCTTTGACGTCATCG GAATCTTTGTGTCTTCAGTAAGATCCGATGTTGTTAATGAACAGAGCGCCGAATTTAAGAACGCCAAAAAGCTGTTTTCAGATATCTACGA CTTGCTTTTGAAAAGCAACAGCGCGTTTGGCGTCTACACCACCGACATTGCACAGACTGATTTCGTATTCCTCTCGTATTCGCTGGCCGACAAGAAGGTGCTCTGCAAGAACTACAGCTATGGAAA CGGCGGCACTTTCTCTAACATGGAGTTCAGGTTTGTGGACAAGCCCTTCGAGTGGATTCAGCTGGACTGCAACTACGATTTCGATGATGTGCTGCCCATACTGGATTCATCGCGTCGCGTCAACATCGAAGACCAGTTCCAGAGTATGATTGTGTCGATACGCAAGAACCTGCTGGCCAGTGAGGTGTTCCTGCAGAACGAAGTCGTCGAGGATACCATCGATCTGCAGGCCTAtatcaaaaagaaaaaggcaaAAGTGGACAAGCTGAAACCGACATCGACAACAGGTGGCACGGCCAGTGCCGCGAGCAACACCACTGACTCCCTGCCCCAGCTTGCGTCGGAAGGAATCATCGGAGGCGCTGAACCCATCCGTGCCAGCATCGTGCTCCCAATGAAATGCCAGCTAAGCAAACCGACGGACATCAAGGTGCGCGAGTTTAGTGGAACGCTGCACATGAGCGGCATTATTGCCACAAAGGTTTTCTGCAGTCCACGCAACAGTATAGCAGATGTTAAGCGTTTCGTACGCGACGATGTGCTGCGCTCGCTGATAACTCGTATTCAAGTTTACTGCGATGGACTCACCGATCCCTATGTGACCAACGAAGCTCTATACATTAGTGAGCCGCCCAGACGAGTGTTCTTCAGCCTGCCTTCAGAGGGCCCAAGTACGTCGGTTGGCGCAGTGGTTCAGTTTTCCGAGTACTTATTCCGTGGCGAGGCACCCACTGTTGTGGTGGCCCAGGCCAAACAGATCCTGGACGTAGAGCTGGACCCAGAGACAATTTCCGTGGAGGCAGAGGGGCTCCCGGATGATGCGAACTTCAACCATGGCAAGACAGATGCCGATTGCACAGACGATTCTAGGATTATGCCCAGCTCGATGCCAAAGCCGGAACTTTCGCGCAGCCTTTACATGGTGGGAATCGCTGTGGCTCTGCTGGTCCTCCTGGCGTCTGTGGCACTTCACTATGTCCTTGGCGAGCAGTAG